Proteins from a genomic interval of Bifidobacterium longum subsp. infantis ATCC 15697 = JCM 1222 = DSM 20088:
- a CDS encoding helix-turn-helix domain-containing protein, with product MSYTPEQFAADSGISREEIDAAKNRLLEEVRLYELKEARKRQDVTQKQLAERMGVSQKRVSSLESGDVDKTEIRTLRRYLDAIGGKLQVNAVMPDGRTLQLV from the coding sequence ATGAGCTACACTCCGGAACAGTTCGCGGCCGACAGCGGAATCAGCCGCGAGGAAATCGATGCGGCGAAGAATCGCCTTCTCGAAGAGGTTCGCCTGTACGAGCTGAAGGAGGCCCGCAAGCGGCAGGACGTGACTCAGAAGCAGCTCGCCGAACGCATGGGCGTCAGCCAGAAGCGGGTCAGCAGCCTCGAATCCGGCGACGTCGACAAAACCGAAATCCGCACTTTGCGCAGATACCTCGACGCGATTGGAGGCAAGCTGCAGGTCAATGCGGTCATGCCTGACGGCCGCACCCTGCAACTGGTCTGA
- a CDS encoding type II toxin-antitoxin system RelE/ParE family toxin translates to MEPIKDWLTGLDRESKLQILAAVEVLKEQGPNLRRPLVGKIEGSKIKSMKELRPGSAGKSEIRILFVFDPNRQAIMLVGGDKQNKWSKWYKTAIPEAEDRYEAWLKQNNK, encoded by the coding sequence ATGGAACCCATCAAAGACTGGCTGACCGGCCTCGACCGAGAATCCAAACTGCAGATCCTCGCCGCCGTCGAAGTCCTGAAAGAACAAGGACCCAACCTCAGACGACCACTGGTAGGCAAAATCGAAGGCTCCAAAATCAAATCGATGAAGGAACTCCGACCCGGCTCCGCAGGCAAAAGCGAAATACGAATACTGTTCGTGTTCGACCCGAACCGGCAGGCGATAATGCTCGTCGGCGGAGACAAGCAAAACAAATGGTCGAAATGGTACAAAACGGCCATACCGGAAGCGGAAGACCGGTATGAGGCGTGGCTTAAACAGAACAACAAATGA
- a CDS encoding DNA-methyltransferase, with amino-acid sequence MSLTQWDDGRIRLMPGDCRDLIAMLPDNSVDSVITDPPYEIGFMNLGFDSTGVAFDVDLWRDILRVLKPGGHVAAFAASRTYHRLACAIEDAGFEIRDQIDWVYASGMPHGSDARLLVDREPGATRTGQAEQWAGWYSQLKPAHEPICLARKPLDGNLAHNLLEHGTGALHIDSCRVPFRNPADETEAKNKNRHGRFGSGPRDNHVYGADNANRTDYKADARFAPNMLFDRTMAGELDRQSGVTVSRKGKPRASARPDAGWGMTRTGAEYDDAGGASRFYPVFRYCPKAGPGERPTVDGILHPTVKPLELMRWLVRLVTPPDGLVLEPFAGSGATLEACRIEDVRCVAAEMDSDYVRLIARRMARPTNPVLF; translated from the coding sequence ATGAGTCTTACGCAATGGGATGACGGCCGCATCCGTCTGATGCCGGGGGATTGCCGCGACCTCATCGCCATGCTGCCGGACAACAGCGTGGATTCCGTCATTACCGACCCGCCGTACGAGATCGGTTTCATGAACCTGGGCTTCGATTCGACGGGCGTCGCGTTCGACGTGGATCTGTGGCGGGATATCCTGCGCGTCCTGAAGCCGGGAGGGCACGTGGCCGCGTTCGCCGCCAGCCGCACATATCATCGGCTCGCCTGCGCGATCGAGGACGCGGGCTTCGAAATCCGCGACCAGATCGACTGGGTGTACGCAAGCGGCATGCCACACGGTTCGGATGCGAGGCTGCTCGTGGACAGGGAGCCTGGCGCGACACGAACCGGGCAGGCGGAGCAATGGGCCGGCTGGTACAGCCAGCTGAAGCCCGCGCATGAGCCCATCTGCCTCGCCAGAAAACCGTTGGACGGCAATCTCGCCCACAATCTGCTCGAACACGGGACCGGCGCGCTGCACATCGACTCATGCCGCGTCCCGTTCCGCAACCCGGCGGATGAGACCGAGGCGAAGAACAAGAACCGGCATGGACGGTTCGGTTCCGGACCGCGGGACAACCATGTATACGGCGCGGATAATGCGAACCGCACCGACTATAAGGCGGACGCCCGGTTCGCGCCGAACATGCTGTTCGACCGGACCATGGCCGGAGAGCTTGACCGGCAGTCCGGGGTGACGGTCAGCCGGAAAGGCAAACCACGCGCGAGCGCGAGACCGGACGCCGGCTGGGGCATGACCCGGACGGGCGCGGAATACGATGATGCCGGCGGCGCGTCCCGCTTCTACCCGGTGTTCAGGTATTGTCCGAAGGCGGGACCGGGGGAGAGGCCGACCGTGGACGGCATCCTCCATCCGACGGTGAAACCGTTGGAACTGATGCGCTGGCTGGTGCGTCTGGTCACGCCGCCGGACGGGCTCGTGTTGGAGCCGTTCGCCGGCAGCGGCGCCACGTTGGAGGCGTGCCGGATCGAGGACGTGCGTTGCGTGGCGGCGGAGATGGATTCGGATTACGTGCGGCTCATAGCCCGCCGGATGGCGAGGCCGACGAACCCGGTGCTGTTCTGA
- a CDS encoding site-specific integrase produces the protein MADTGGHTTRRDKGAGAITKLGNGRYRAFVELSPNPADGSRRRTSATGHTRTEALNNARAKARRIEEDITLVDEPPTVNEWMRRWIDEIVTPRRAPNTTRSYRFRIEHDITPVIGAVRMDRLKPAHIRLVERHCLEGNPAKGIQGKSPATAALTHTVLSEACKAAVAEGIIRSNPVDAVEKNRVPPAPIATLTPGQAAMLIHAETDPRWSIIWRLLFITALREGEALGVTRNEIVRSDGLPCLLVEWQLKEFDGITDMPAGFEARRLDGRTWLTRPKTRSGRRLIPLPADLAADLAAYTADHPDIDPDTPLFRSGRGNPIRKETLQNAWRKALERVGLPRVRVHSARHTAATAMARIGVSDLARRAIIGHADIGTTNAIYTHVDADMLAGAIDGVERLIEG, from the coding sequence ATGGCAGACACAGGCGGACACACGACAAGACGAGACAAGGGAGCCGGCGCGATCACGAAACTCGGCAACGGCAGATACCGGGCGTTCGTCGAACTCTCCCCCAACCCGGCCGACGGCTCCAGACGACGCACCAGCGCCACCGGCCACACCCGGACCGAAGCCCTGAACAACGCCCGCGCCAAAGCCCGCCGCATCGAGGAGGACATCACCCTGGTGGACGAACCGCCCACCGTGAACGAATGGATGCGACGCTGGATCGACGAGATCGTGACCCCCAGACGCGCACCCAACACGACCCGGTCATACCGGTTCCGCATCGAACACGACATTACCCCCGTCATCGGCGCCGTACGCATGGACAGGCTCAAACCCGCCCACATACGCCTCGTCGAACGCCACTGCCTCGAAGGAAACCCCGCGAAAGGCATCCAGGGCAAATCCCCCGCCACGGCCGCCCTGACCCACACCGTCCTGTCCGAGGCATGCAAGGCCGCCGTCGCCGAAGGCATCATCCGCAGCAACCCCGTGGACGCGGTCGAGAAGAACCGGGTGCCGCCCGCCCCAATCGCCACCCTCACCCCCGGACAGGCCGCCATGCTCATCCACGCCGAAACCGACCCGCGATGGAGCATCATCTGGCGGCTCCTGTTCATCACCGCACTGCGCGAAGGCGAAGCCCTGGGCGTCACGCGCAACGAGATCGTCCGCTCCGACGGACTGCCCTGCCTGCTCGTCGAATGGCAGCTCAAGGAATTCGACGGCATCACGGACATGCCCGCCGGCTTCGAGGCCCGCCGGCTCGACGGCCGCACATGGCTCACCAGACCCAAGACCAGATCCGGACGCCGGCTCATCCCCCTGCCCGCCGACCTCGCCGCCGACCTCGCCGCCTATACGGCCGACCATCCCGACATCGACCCGGACACCCCATTGTTCCGCTCCGGCCGAGGCAACCCCATCCGCAAGGAAACACTCCAGAACGCATGGCGAAAAGCGTTGGAACGGGTGGGACTGCCCCGCGTGCGCGTCCACTCCGCACGCCACACGGCGGCCACCGCCATGGCGCGCATCGGCGTCTCCGACCTCGCCCGCCGTGCCATCATCGGCCACGCCGACATCGGCACCACGAACGCCATCTACACGCACGTGGACGCCGACATGCTCGCCGGCGCCATCGACGGCGTGGAACGCCTCATCGAAGGATAG
- a CDS encoding DNA methyltransferase, with protein sequence MNLGFDSTGIAFDVILWKDILRVLKPGGHVAAFAASRTYHRLACAIEDAGFEIRDQIDWVYASGMPHGSDARLLVDRELGAERTHVAGKGHAGAGYSDTNGFGGSSTANGGKTKSEWDALATEQGEQWSGWYSQLKPAHEPICLARKPLDGTLDHNLLGHGTGALHIDACRIPFRNTADEKESKNKNRHADFNSGPRDNHIYGADKADRTDYTAEARFTPNMLFDQSTAKELDRQSGVTVSRKGKPRASTKPGDGWSMTHTGAEYDDAGGASRFYPVFRYCPKAGPGERLTVDGILHPTVKPLELMRWLVRLVTPPDGLVLEPFAGSGATLEACRIEDVRCVAAEMDSDYVRQTGPVQGPAPCVVQRVLADRVAASGSEDRLVVGDAGRVHV encoded by the coding sequence ATGAACCTGGGCTTCGATTCGACGGGCATCGCATTCGACGTAATCCTGTGGAAGGACATTCTGCGCGTCCTGAAGCCGGGAGGGCACGTGGCCGCGTTTGCCGCCAGCCGCACATATCATCGGCTCGCCTGCGCGATCGAGGACGCGGGCTTCGAAATCCGCGACCAGATCGACTGGGTGTACGCAAGCGGCATGCCACACGGTTCGGATGCGAGACTGCTCGTGGACAGGGAATTGGGTGCGGAACGCACCCATGTGGCCGGTAAAGGTCATGCTGGCGCAGGATATTCGGACACCAACGGCTTCGGAGGTTCCAGCACCGCGAACGGCGGCAAGACGAAATCCGAATGGGATGCGCTCGCCACCGAACAGGGCGAACAATGGTCCGGCTGGTACAGCCAGCTGAAGCCCGCGCACGAACCCATCTGCCTCGCACGCAAGCCGTTGGACGGGACACTCGACCACAATCTGCTCGGACACGGGACGGGCGCACTGCATATCGACGCATGCCGCATCCCATTCCGCAACACGGCAGATGAGAAGGAGTCGAAGAACAAGAACCGGCATGCCGACTTCAACTCCGGCCCGCGCGACAACCACATCTACGGCGCGGACAAAGCGGATCGCACCGACTACACGGCCGAAGCCCGTTTCACGCCGAACATGCTGTTCGACCAATCCACGGCCAAGGAACTCGACCGACAGTCCGGCGTCACCGTCAGTCGAAAAGGCAAACCACGCGCAAGCACGAAACCCGGTGACGGCTGGAGCATGACCCATACGGGTGCGGAATACGATGATGCCGGCGGCGCATCCCGCTTCTATCCCGTGTTCCGGTATTGTCCGAAGGCGGGACCGGGGGAGAGGCTGACCGTGGACGGGATCCTCCATCCGACGGTGAAACCGTTGGAACTGATGCGCTGGCTGGTGCGTCTGGTCACGCCGCCGGACGGGCTCGTGTTGGAGCCGTTCGCCGGCAGCGGCGCCACGTTGGAGGCGTGCCGGATCGAGGACGTGCGTTGCGTGGCGGCGGAGATGGATTCGGATTACGTGCGGCAGACCGGCCCGGTCCAGGGCCCGGCGCCATGCGTGGTGCAGCGTGTCCTTGCAGATCGGGTTGCCGCGTCCGGATCGGAAGACCGGCTGGTCGTCGGGGATGCCGGCCGAGTCCATGTATGA
- a CDS encoding RNA-guided endonuclease InsQ/TnpB family protein: MSQKVRIIKVRHAGASVYLGDDSCRNHCWTRNPERIMDWLCDGWRTRFNQHREHRTIRRYMEDVESRERMWVDVPLGGATVGEPFKDSEARIRCSWLACIPSAVLASPMRVENSEWYAALKRKKINGGRVPGFKSRKRAPQYFVCWRNQNKTGNAVYHQVSRKRGVVVITGSVKKEFRKPGETGCRWMLSIHVRVSQPVRDYTSVAVNWTERTLAFTNEPSPIRRNAAGKQTGIDRGCVHTLALSNGTMLDMPQPSEREKREYLRLQRKLARQDMTNSRRGGKTAKFQSKRRKLTLKRMSSIRRRINNRKDDWVAKTTTRLVEDYDLIALEALNTRQMTRKPKPKQDPDHKGRYLRNGSAAKAGLNRSILGNRWTDIQDKLEYKTRLAGTRLILVNPAYTSQTCNRCGHVAKENRESQAVFHCVTCGNKDNADINAAKNILDRAIHTTGMDDAEGVEGHASRETCVSREGSVETPTPATRTGRPLQ, from the coding sequence ATGAGCCAGAAGGTACGAATCATCAAAGTCAGGCATGCGGGCGCATCCGTGTACCTTGGCGACGATTCATGCCGCAACCATTGCTGGACGCGCAATCCCGAACGTATCATGGACTGGCTGTGCGATGGTTGGCGCACCCGTTTCAACCAGCATCGGGAGCATCGGACAATCCGCCGCTACATGGAGGACGTGGAATCCCGTGAGCGCATGTGGGTGGACGTTCCCTTGGGTGGGGCGACCGTCGGGGAGCCGTTCAAGGACAGCGAGGCTCGAATCCGGTGTTCTTGGCTCGCATGCATTCCCTCCGCCGTTCTCGCCAGTCCCATGCGCGTGGAGAATTCGGAATGGTATGCCGCGTTGAAGCGCAAGAAGATTAATGGCGGTCGTGTTCCGGGGTTCAAATCCCGCAAACGCGCCCCCCAGTATTTCGTATGTTGGCGCAACCAGAACAAGACCGGCAACGCCGTCTACCATCAGGTGTCACGCAAGCGTGGCGTGGTCGTAATCACCGGAAGCGTGAAAAAGGAATTCCGCAAGCCGGGCGAAACGGGATGCCGTTGGATGCTCTCCATCCACGTGCGCGTCAGCCAACCCGTCAGGGATTACACGAGCGTGGCGGTGAATTGGACGGAACGCACTCTGGCGTTCACCAACGAACCGTCGCCCATCCGACGGAATGCCGCCGGCAAGCAGACCGGTATCGACCGTGGCTGCGTCCACACATTGGCCTTGTCGAATGGAACCATGCTGGACATGCCGCAACCGTCCGAACGGGAGAAGCGAGAGTATCTGCGCCTGCAACGCAAGCTCGCCCGACAAGACATGACCAACAGCCGACGTGGCGGGAAAACCGCGAAATTCCAGTCGAAACGACGCAAACTCACATTGAAGCGCATGAGTTCGATACGCCGCCGCATCAACAACCGCAAGGACGATTGGGTCGCGAAGACCACGACCCGACTGGTCGAAGACTACGACCTCATCGCCTTGGAAGCGTTGAACACCCGGCAGATGACCCGCAAGCCGAAACCGAAACAGGACCCCGACCATAAGGGACGCTACCTGCGCAACGGTTCGGCGGCCAAAGCGGGATTGAACCGCAGTATCCTCGGCAACCGTTGGACGGACATCCAGGACAAACTCGAATACAAGACCCGTCTCGCCGGGACCCGGCTCATACTGGTCAACCCGGCGTACACGTCCCAGACCTGCAACCGTTGCGGCCATGTCGCAAAGGAGAACCGTGAGAGCCAAGCGGTCTTCCACTGCGTCACCTGCGGCAACAAGGACAATGCGGACATCAACGCGGCCAAGAACATCCTCGACCGCGCGATACACACAACCGGCATGGACGATGCCGAGGGCGTGGAGGGACACGCTTCCCGTGAAACCTGTGTTTCACGGGAAGGTTCCGTTGAAACGCCAACCCCTGCCACGCGTACGGGAAGACCCCTCCAATGA
- a CDS encoding type II toxin-antitoxin system HipA family toxin — protein MMRGERLHVWTDGDHVGEFMRTSGGHVSFHYDSKEGAPISLSLPRTGKSSGKAASAFLENLLPDDENARRRMASRLHLDSTDTFKLLADADTVGGLVFSDKPELPHHPIEAKPLDEEEIGNQIGYVRANGYNWFARDDEDEFYERDTPKCRFSIAGGQPKFTLARRAGVWLWPNASIPSTHIIKPEMRDCPGSHRVEDAALTLGTLCGLPVSEHGILTANGAEAFITRRFDRIVDGNNVRRIHCEDLAQAMGMDPESKYEIGAASCVRFLHHFDPSDETGYEWVRRLAFNVSSGDSDSHGKNYSIVLAENGFRFAPMYDMTVTRIWPHVDQEMAMPINGVEFAELLTPFDWEAFAEEAGLDGERVAHIARTMAGAVLDHLDEASAGLPDSLRESMRKAVSKANENIQPLHRRMSKPKANTASFSGGGVWVSPHIRSGYEVSGYWRSR, from the coding sequence ATGATGCGAGGAGAACGACTGCATGTCTGGACCGACGGGGACCATGTGGGGGAATTCATGCGAACCTCCGGCGGACATGTTTCATTCCACTATGATTCCAAGGAAGGCGCGCCGATAAGCCTCAGTCTGCCCCGAACCGGGAAATCCTCCGGAAAAGCGGCGTCGGCCTTTCTCGAAAACCTGCTTCCCGACGATGAGAACGCCCGTCGTAGGATGGCGTCGCGACTCCATCTGGATTCGACGGACACGTTCAAACTTCTTGCGGATGCGGATACGGTAGGCGGACTCGTATTCTCGGACAAGCCCGAACTCCCGCACCATCCCATCGAGGCGAAACCCCTCGACGAGGAGGAAATCGGCAATCAGATAGGATACGTGCGTGCGAACGGATACAACTGGTTCGCACGGGATGATGAGGATGAGTTCTATGAGCGGGATACGCCGAAATGCCGTTTCTCCATCGCCGGAGGCCAGCCCAAGTTCACGCTCGCCCGACGTGCTGGTGTCTGGCTCTGGCCCAACGCATCCATCCCCTCCACCCATATCATCAAACCTGAAATGAGGGATTGTCCCGGCAGCCACAGGGTGGAGGATGCCGCCCTGACGCTCGGGACTCTTTGCGGATTGCCGGTATCCGAGCATGGCATTCTCACCGCGAATGGGGCGGAGGCTTTCATCACCCGACGTTTCGATCGCATCGTGGATGGAAACAACGTGAGACGAATCCATTGCGAGGATCTAGCGCAGGCCATGGGCATGGACCCCGAATCCAAGTATGAAATCGGCGCCGCAAGCTGCGTCCGTTTCCTGCACCATTTCGACCCAAGCGATGAAACCGGATATGAATGGGTTCGCCGGCTCGCCTTCAACGTCTCGTCGGGTGATTCGGACTCCCACGGCAAGAACTATTCGATTGTTCTTGCCGAAAACGGGTTCCGTTTCGCGCCAATGTACGACATGACAGTCACCAGAATATGGCCTCATGTGGATCAGGAGATGGCGATGCCGATCAACGGAGTCGAATTCGCGGAACTGCTCACCCCATTCGACTGGGAGGCCTTCGCGGAGGAGGCCGGTTTGGACGGGGAACGTGTGGCGCATATCGCCCGGACCATGGCGGGAGCCGTTCTCGACCATCTGGATGAGGCATCGGCCGGTTTGCCCGATTCGCTGAGGGAATCCATGCGTAAGGCGGTTTCGAAGGCAAACGAGAACATCCAGCCACTGCACAGAAGGATGTCGAAGCCAAAGGCGAATACGGCATCCTTCAGCGGGGGCGGCGTCTGGGTGAGCCCTCATATCCGAAGCGGATATGAGGTCAGTGGATACTGGCGCAGCCGCTGA
- a CDS encoding IS30 family transposase translates to MGEACSRLSEEERQVIRIEIGNGTSIRRIGLMLGRNASTVGREIERDTWFPSDENGSCRPCRPKRLKTGPWTGGCYIAGPARRRAGRRRARSRRRHRLSCERLWARVAEWLRRGWSPPPVGGRPRVLFPDDPTMCVRPESVCRWIYVDRHHRERRARRLPRGSRRRRGRGGGRTSRFPIPGRAPISGRPPEAGDRSGFGHWEADGVIGAGCNPHTEVERKTRFLMAGIVPGRTAGESVGARLAMFSPLPAGARGGVTHDNGTGFARHTRLRDGPGMDTCFADPYSSRRRGSNENGNGMIRRYPPERSEIRMDMAGELREIVDEADNRPMRVPDYRTPAEAFADELLELQDQQGVLHL, encoded by the coding sequence ATGGGAGAAGCATGTTCGCGCCTGTCGGAAGAGGAACGCCAGGTCATCCGGATCGAGATCGGCAACGGCACCAGCATCCGCAGGATCGGTCTGATGCTCGGCCGCAACGCCTCGACGGTCGGCAGGGAGATCGAACGCGACACGTGGTTCCCGTCCGACGAGAACGGGTCCTGCCGGCCGTGCCGGCCGAAACGGCTGAAGACGGGCCCGTGGACGGGCGGATGCTACATCGCCGGCCCCGCGCGGCGCAGGGCCGGCCGCAGGCGCGCCAGATCGCGCAGGCGCCACCGCCTGTCATGCGAACGCCTGTGGGCGCGGGTGGCCGAATGGCTGCGTCGCGGCTGGTCGCCGCCGCCCGTCGGCGGCAGGCCGCGCGTCCTGTTCCCCGACGACCCCACCATGTGCGTGCGCCCGGAGAGCGTCTGCCGTTGGATCTACGTCGACCGCCATCACCGTGAGCGCCGGGCGCGCCGCCTTCCACGCGGCAGCAGGAGGCGGCGCGGGCGTGGCGGCGGGAGGACGTCGCGTTTCCCGATTCCCGGACGGGCTCCCATCTCCGGACGCCCGCCGGAGGCCGGAGACCGCAGCGGTTTCGGCCATTGGGAGGCCGACGGCGTGATCGGCGCCGGATGCAACCCGCACACCGAGGTCGAGAGGAAGACCAGGTTCCTCATGGCCGGGATCGTGCCCGGCAGGACCGCCGGGGAAAGCGTCGGGGCGCGGCTGGCGATGTTCTCGCCGCTGCCGGCCGGCGCGCGCGGCGGCGTCACGCACGACAACGGCACCGGGTTCGCCCGCCACACGCGCCTGCGCGACGGGCCGGGCATGGACACGTGCTTCGCCGACCCGTACTCCAGCCGGCGGCGGGGAAGCAACGAGAACGGGAACGGCATGATCCGCCGGTATCCGCCCGAACGCAGCGAGATCCGGATGGACATGGCCGGGGAACTGCGGGAGATTGTCGACGAGGCCGACAACCGTCCCATGCGCGTGCCGGACTACCGGACGCCCGCCGAGGCATTCGCCGACGAACTGCTGGAATTGCAGGACCAACAGGGGGTGTTGCACCTCTAA
- a CDS encoding ABC transporter ATP-binding protein: MMRGIESSVLVFDHVSKRYARDKNRRFVLGPISFSLECGEVLRIQGDSGSGKTTVLRIAGLLTVPDRGGVHVCGEKATTEKSRNRLRAACIGIVFQDANLFGHLTVLQNLLVADQGKGNSAECLELLSRFGIRRLANVKAGRISGGELQRAGICRALINRPRLLLLDEPTASLDDAAADEVASAIRMLRERGVAILLASHDPRLDGLESQSLRLEAGKVVVS; this comes from the coding sequence ATGATGCGGGGCATCGAAAGCAGCGTTCTCGTCTTCGACCACGTGTCGAAACGTTATGCAAGGGACAAAAACCGCCGGTTCGTTCTCGGACCGATATCCTTTTCGCTGGAGTGTGGGGAAGTTCTTAGAATTCAAGGCGATTCCGGTTCCGGAAAGACAACGGTTCTCAGAATCGCGGGTCTTCTTACGGTGCCGGATCGCGGCGGCGTACATGTGTGCGGAGAAAAGGCGACCACTGAGAAATCCCGCAATCGGCTTCGCGCCGCCTGCATCGGAATCGTTTTTCAGGATGCGAACTTGTTTGGTCATCTGACGGTGTTACAGAACCTTCTTGTTGCGGATCAAGGGAAAGGGAACAGCGCAGAATGCCTTGAGTTGCTTTCCCGGTTTGGAATTCGGCGGCTGGCGAATGTGAAGGCGGGCAGGATTTCCGGCGGCGAACTTCAACGTGCCGGAATATGCCGTGCGCTGATTAACAGGCCTCGGCTGCTTTTGCTGGATGAGCCCACGGCATCGCTCGATGACGCGGCCGCCGATGAGGTGGCATCGGCCATTCGCATGCTGAGGGAAAGGGGTGTGGCGATTTTGCTGGCCAGCCACGATCCTCGTCTGGATGGGTTGGAGTCCCAATCGCTGCGTCTTGAGGCCGGGAAGGTGGTTGTGAGCTGA
- a CDS encoding ABC transporter permease: MLAIVVAVCYCLQGFVVSAVRSHASNVEKHSNVSVIELSTIRPDARVLDGESLSEVSGLGHVVSVVPWMQHDLDLADEGDWPSPTVSPGSLWATTYFEPRLPKMIKGDRPVSLQDDEILLPDSVPGGSLRHLYGKTVMFGYTHINGKYQGSYRTIPLKVVGIYDNSVPDKDGENPSYVSENTMDALFDGNVQESYTFAYVQVDSGDNVPLVQKKLAAMGFGVAGAAGQQDVTGILAALMSIGRFMFPIVLVCSLVFGLFLSVIWMKQRKRSLALLRCLGYTAGQLSALALVQVVQLVVAAGIAGIILGAGFSLLLAHSVDSGDLLNLTNLDSVVFDPVLALEMLAITVAGAVIGALPLSVRIAHTQPDELMRG; this comes from the coding sequence ATGCTGGCGATCGTTGTCGCCGTATGCTATTGCCTTCAGGGTTTTGTGGTCAGTGCGGTTCGGTCCCATGCAAGCAATGTCGAGAAGCACTCCAACGTATCCGTCATCGAGCTCAGCACGATTCGTCCGGACGCACGCGTCTTGGACGGGGAATCACTTTCCGAAGTATCCGGACTGGGGCATGTCGTTTCCGTGGTTCCATGGATGCAGCACGATCTGGATTTGGCCGACGAAGGCGACTGGCCATCTCCAACGGTCAGCCCCGGATCGCTGTGGGCCACCACGTATTTCGAACCGAGGCTTCCGAAAATGATCAAGGGAGACAGGCCCGTCTCCCTGCAGGACGACGAGATTCTCCTACCCGATTCCGTTCCCGGAGGCAGCCTCAGGCATCTGTACGGCAAGACCGTCATGTTCGGGTACACGCATATCAACGGTAAATATCAAGGATCGTATAGAACCATTCCACTCAAGGTGGTGGGAATCTACGACAACTCCGTACCCGACAAGGATGGCGAGAATCCGTCCTATGTCTCCGAAAACACAATGGATGCCCTGTTCGACGGGAATGTCCAGGAATCATACACATTCGCATACGTTCAAGTCGATTCGGGCGATAATGTCCCCTTGGTCCAGAAGAAACTCGCCGCCATGGGATTCGGGGTGGCCGGTGCCGCGGGGCAGCAGGATGTCACGGGCATTCTTGCCGCACTTATGAGCATAGGCAGGTTCATGTTCCCCATTGTGCTTGTGTGCTCCCTGGTGTTCGGCTTATTTCTGAGCGTGATATGGATGAAGCAGCGCAAACGTTCGTTGGCGCTGCTCCGATGCCTTGGATACACGGCCGGGCAACTGAGCGCCCTTGCACTCGTCCAAGTCGTCCAACTTGTCGTCGCAGCGGGCATCGCGGGCATCATCTTGGGGGCGGGTTTCAGTTTGCTGCTGGCGCATTCCGTTGATTCCGGCGATCTGTTGAATCTCACGAATCTGGATTCGGTGGTTTTCGATCCGGTACTGGCGCTTGAAATGCTCGCCATCACCGTCGCTGGTGCAGTCATCGGGGCCCTTCCCCTGAGCGTAAGGATTGCACACACCCAGCCGGATGAGCTGATGCGCGGGTAG
- a CDS encoding MerR family transcriptional regulator → MGQTGLHLHVSLEDRQNLNADAIQGELFSNVDTEEIKRGYRGTVASKVAGITYRQLDYWARKQIVEPSITPSHGSGSRRLYSFKDVVILAVSKKLLDAGVNLQNVTAAIGFLTQRSTDQLANVTIMCDGQNVHECTTSEQMLELLQSGKAVFAVSVGSLWHQIETALEQEEYVDLEAKPLTIATGRPIDELTAMRMRKKLEAQRLQRATA, encoded by the coding sequence ATGGGACAGACCGGGCTGCATCTTCATGTTTCGCTTGAGGACCGTCAGAATCTGAACGCTGACGCGATTCAGGGGGAGTTGTTCTCCAACGTCGATACTGAGGAGATCAAGCGCGGCTACCGTGGCACTGTGGCCTCCAAGGTGGCCGGCATCACGTACCGACAGCTCGATTATTGGGCACGCAAGCAGATTGTTGAGCCGTCCATCACGCCGTCTCATGGCTCCGGTTCACGACGACTATACTCGTTTAAGGATGTGGTGATTCTCGCTGTATCCAAGAAGTTGCTTGATGCCGGTGTGAATCTGCAGAACGTGACGGCGGCCATCGGATTCTTGACTCAACGCAGCACCGATCAGCTGGCCAATGTGACCATTATGTGCGATGGTCAAAACGTACATGAATGCACAACCAGCGAACAGATGCTCGAACTGTTGCAAAGCGGTAAGGCAGTGTTCGCCGTGTCGGTGGGTTCGTTGTGGCACCAGATTGAGACGGCCTTGGAACAGGAAGAATATGTTGATCTTGAGGCCAAGCCGCTGACGATTGCCACGGGCCGTCCGATTGATGAACTGACCGCCATGAGGATGCGCAAGAAGCTCGAGGCACAGCGCTTGCAACGCGCAACCGCCTGA